A stretch of the Macaca mulatta isolate MMU2019108-1 chromosome 14, T2T-MMU8v2.0, whole genome shotgun sequence genome encodes the following:
- the LOC693908 gene encoding tripartite motif-containing protein 49D isoform X2, with translation MNSEILQAFQRELTCPICMNYFIDPITIDCGHSFCRPCFYLNWQDIPILTQCFECIKTTQHRNFKTNIRLKKMASLARKASLWQFLSSEEQMCGIHRETKKMFCEVDKSLLCLLCSSSQEHRDHKHCPIEWAAEEHRENLLKKMESLWEKACENHRNLNMETTRTRYWKGFGDILHRSESVLLHMPQPLNLELSAGPITGLRDRLNQFRVDITLHHDEANSHIFQYGDLRIICIGCDHQNAPHTTATPTSFLAWGTQTFTSGKYYWEVYVGDSWNWAFGVCNKFWKENNQNDNICGEEGLFSLACVKNDIQFSLFTTSPLTLQYVPRPTSHVGLFLDCEAGTVSFVDVNQSSLIYTIPNCSFSPPLRPIFCCIHL, from the exons ATGAATTCTGAAATCTTGCAGGCCTTCCAGAGGGAACTCACTTGCCCCATCTGCATGAACTACTTCATAGACCCAATCACCATAGACTGTGGGCACAGCTTTTGCAGGCCCTGTTTCTACCTCAACTGGCAAGACATCCCAATTCTTACTCAGTGCTTTGAATGCATAAAGACAACACAGCACAGAAACTTCAAAACTAACATTCGTTTGAAGAAGATGGCTTCCCTTGCCAGAAAAGCCAGTCTCTGGCAATTCCTGAGCTCTGAGGAGCAAATGTGTGGCATTCACAGGGAGACAAAGAAGATGTTCTGTGAAGTGGACAAGAGCCTGCTCTGTTTGCTGTGCTCCAGCTCTCAGGAGCACCGAGACCACAAACACTGTCCCATTGAGTGGGCTGCTGAGGAACACCGG GAGAaccttttaaagaaaatggaGTCTTTATGGGAAAAAGCTTGTGAAAATCACAGAAACCTGAACATGGAAACCACCAGAACCAGATACTGGAAG ggTTTTGGAGACATATTACACAG GAGTGAGTCCGTGCTGCTGCACATGCCCCAGCCTCTGAATCTAGAGCTCAGTGCAGGGCCCATCACTGGACTGAGGGACAGGCTCAACCAGTTCCGAG tggATATTACTCTGCATCATGATGAAGCCAACAGTCATATCTTTCAATATGGAGATTTGAGAATTATTTGTATTGGATGTGACCATCAAAATGCACCCCATACCACTGCAACACCTACAAGTTTTCTTGCATGGGGTACTCAGACTTTCACCTCCGGCAAATACTACTGGGAGGTCTATGTGGGGGACTCTTGGAACTGGGCTTTTGGTGTCTGTAATAAGTTTTGGAAAGAGAATAATCAGAATGACAATATATGTGGAGAGGAGGGACTCTTTAGTCTTGCATGTGTTAAGAATGACATTCAGTTCAGTCTCTTTACCACCTCCCCACTTACACTGCAATACGTCCCAAGACCTACCAGTCACGTAGGATTATTCCTGGATTGTGAAGCTGGAACTGTGAGCTTTGTTGATGTTAATCAAAGCTCCCTTATATACACCATCCCTAATTGCTCCTTCTCACCTCCTCTCAGGCCTATCTTTTGCTGTATTCACCTCTGA
- the LOC693908 gene encoding tripartite motif-containing protein 49D isoform X1, whose amino-acid sequence MNSEILQAFQRELTCPICMNYFIDPITIDCGHSFCRPCFYLNWQDIPILTQCFECIKTTQHRNFKTNIRLKKMASLARKASLWQFLSSEEQMCGIHRETKKMFCEVDKSLLCLLCSSSQEHRDHKHCPIEWAAEEHRENLLKKMESLWEKACENHRNLNMETTRTRYWKDYVNLRLEAIRAEYQKMPVLHHEEEKHNLEMLKKKGKDIFHQLHLSKAKMAHRREILRGMYAELKKMCHKPDVELLQGFGDILHRSESVLLHMPQPLNLELSAGPITGLRDRLNQFRVDITLHHDEANSHIFQYGDLRIICIGCDHQNAPHTTATPTSFLAWGTQTFTSGKYYWEVYVGDSWNWAFGVCNKFWKENNQNDNICGEEGLFSLACVKNDIQFSLFTTSPLTLQYVPRPTSHVGLFLDCEAGTVSFVDVNQSSLIYTIPNCSFSPPLRPIFCCIHL is encoded by the exons ATGAATTCTGAAATCTTGCAGGCCTTCCAGAGGGAACTCACTTGCCCCATCTGCATGAACTACTTCATAGACCCAATCACCATAGACTGTGGGCACAGCTTTTGCAGGCCCTGTTTCTACCTCAACTGGCAAGACATCCCAATTCTTACTCAGTGCTTTGAATGCATAAAGACAACACAGCACAGAAACTTCAAAACTAACATTCGTTTGAAGAAGATGGCTTCCCTTGCCAGAAAAGCCAGTCTCTGGCAATTCCTGAGCTCTGAGGAGCAAATGTGTGGCATTCACAGGGAGACAAAGAAGATGTTCTGTGAAGTGGACAAGAGCCTGCTCTGTTTGCTGTGCTCCAGCTCTCAGGAGCACCGAGACCACAAACACTGTCCCATTGAGTGGGCTGCTGAGGAACACCGG GAGAaccttttaaagaaaatggaGTCTTTATGGGAAAAAGCTTGTGAAAATCACAGAAACCTGAACATGGAAACCACCAGAACCAGATACTGGAAG GATTATGTGAATTTAAGGCTAGAAGCAATTAGAGCTGAGTATCAGAAGATGCCTGTACTTCaccatgaagaagaaaaacataatttggAGATGCtgaaaaagaaggggaaagataTTTTTCATCAACTTCATTTAAGTAAAGCCAAAATGGCTCATAGGAGGGAGATTTTAAGAGGAATGTATGCAGAGCTGAAGAAAATGTGCCATAAACCAGATGTGGAGCTACTTCAG ggTTTTGGAGACATATTACACAG GAGTGAGTCCGTGCTGCTGCACATGCCCCAGCCTCTGAATCTAGAGCTCAGTGCAGGGCCCATCACTGGACTGAGGGACAGGCTCAACCAGTTCCGAG tggATATTACTCTGCATCATGATGAAGCCAACAGTCATATCTTTCAATATGGAGATTTGAGAATTATTTGTATTGGATGTGACCATCAAAATGCACCCCATACCACTGCAACACCTACAAGTTTTCTTGCATGGGGTACTCAGACTTTCACCTCCGGCAAATACTACTGGGAGGTCTATGTGGGGGACTCTTGGAACTGGGCTTTTGGTGTCTGTAATAAGTTTTGGAAAGAGAATAATCAGAATGACAATATATGTGGAGAGGAGGGACTCTTTAGTCTTGCATGTGTTAAGAATGACATTCAGTTCAGTCTCTTTACCACCTCCCCACTTACACTGCAATACGTCCCAAGACCTACCAGTCACGTAGGATTATTCCTGGATTGTGAAGCTGGAACTGTGAGCTTTGTTGATGTTAATCAAAGCTCCCTTATATACACCATCCCTAATTGCTCCTTCTCACCTCCTCTCAGGCCTATCTTTTGCTGTATTCACCTCTGA